The sequence below is a genomic window from Sulfitobacter sp. DSM 110093.
TCCCACCATCGCCGCCGATCTTGGAGTTTCCATCCCCTCCGCTGGCCTGTTGGTTAGCCTCTATGCGCTTGGCGTGACCATCGGCGCGCCTGTGCTGACCGCCATGGCAGACCGAGTGCCGCGCAAGACGCTGTTGCTGCTCTTGCTGGCGTTATTCACGCTCGGCAATGCTTATGCCGCCTTTGCGCCGGATTACGGCAGCCTTGTCGCTGCGCGCTTTATCACCGGTCTCGCCCACGGTGTGTTCTTTGCAATTGCTTCGACCATCGCGACCGATCTGGTAGAGCCTGAGAAGGAAAGCTCGGCCATTGCGCTGGTCTTCCTTGGCCTGACAGTCGCGCTGGTGACGGGCGTGCCCTTGGGGACCTTAATCGGCCAGAACTTCGGCTGGCAGTCGACCTTCCTTGGCGTCGTCGCGCTTGGCGTGATCGGATTCATCGCTTCTGCCATCTTGGTGCCCGCCAATCTGACCAAAGCTGCCTCGGCAGGAATCAACGCGCAGTTGCAGGTTCTAACCTCACCCCGCCTTCTGCTGGTCTATCTAATCACGGCTGTCGGTTATGGCGGCAACTTCATCGCCTTCACTTTCCTCGCGCCCATGCTGAACGAAGTCACGGGTCTGTCCGCAGGCGCGGTTAGCCTTGTGCTGCTGCTCTATGGTGCATCTGTCGCCGTAGGGAACATCGCCGGCGGTAAACTGGCTGACCGTATTGGTGCAGTGCCGTCCCTGACGGTGATCTTTGCTGGTCTTGCGATATCACTGGTCGCTCTCGGCGCACTCCTCAACAGCCCGATTGCAGCCATCGCGGTTGCGGCCTTCTGGGGCGGTTTTGCCTTCGCCAACGTGCCACCGCTGCAGTCTTACGTCGTGCAAATCGCACGCGAAGTCTCACCCGGCGCAGTTGACGTGGCCTCTGGCCTGAACATCGGAGCGTTTAACCTGGGCATTGCCGGTGGCGCATGGGCCGGTGGACTTGTGGTGGAAGGCATCGGCCTTGCCGCTGCCCCCTACATCGCCGCTGGTGTGGTGGGTGTCGGGATCGTTCTGGTGCGCCTGTCTGGTCGCTGGAACACAACAGCACCCCAATCTGCTGCTGCTGAATAACCTCATTAGCCCCGCCGTATCTAACGTGCGGCGGGGCAGACCAATGAACAGGAGGTTCGTATCATGTCTGCCCTCAATCTGATTTACAAATACCGCATGACTTTTGGCATTGAATTGCCACTGGACCGCGACTGGTCTGAAGCCGGGCAACGCCGTGCCCGTATCGAGGGGCGCCCCTTTGGTGTGCCGGACATCTCGAACCCCTCCAAGCATTCGTCACGGCGACCGACGAAAACGTGCTCAGGGCCGCTGAGTTAACGAACCCCAGTTGGACAGTGCTTTGGCAATCATCAGATCAAAATGCGCACCGCCACCGTTTTTGAAAACGGTGATGAAGTCCGGTATTCTCCGGCCGGCCGCGCACTGTGTCAAATCGTAGAGATCGCCCCGCACATCGGACTGGCTTATGATGCCCTCTCTCAGAGTCATCCAGCATGCCGAAATGCTGCGTGATCGATCAACGTCCGCTTCGGGGAAGCTGCATCGCAGCAACCTAATCTACGGCAAATGTCCGCTAAGGGTGGCGGGCTCAACTGATCGACGCAACACACTGTGCGAACTTCTCCGCTGGCGTCTGGTATTGCAAGGTCTTGCGAGGCCGTTCGTTCAGCTGTCTGGCGATTGCACTGTGTTTTGCTTGAGAATGGACAGTTAGATCTGTTCCGCGCGGCAAATATTGCCTCAAAAGCCGGTTGGTGTTTTCATTTGATCCTCGCTGCCAAGGGGATTGTGGGTCGCAAAAGTAGATCTCGACATCGGTTGCCTTGGTCAGGCGTTGATGATCAGCCAGCTCTTTGCCGCGATCCCATGTCAGGGATTTGTAGAGTTCGCGTGGCAACCTTTGAGCCGACTTGATTAGTCCTGAGACGACGCTTTCGGTGTCCTTATTCGCAACTTTTACCAGCATGACATATCTGGAATGCCGCTCCACGAGGGTCGCGATATAGCTGTTTTTTGAACCTCCGATCAGGTCGCCCTCCCAGTGCCCCGGCACCGCTCTGTCGTCCACGGATGCCGGCCTTTGGCTGATAGATATTGCATCCTTGATCTGGCCAAGGCCGTTGCGCTTGAGGCTCGCATGCTTGGATCGGCGGATTGTTCGTTTGGCGCGCAGGTGCTCAAGTAGCTCCTTCTTCAGGGCACCACGCGCTTGTATATAAAGGCTTCGATAGATCGTCTCGTGTGACACCTGTTTCTGCGCCTCTCCCGGGAACGCACGCTTGAGCCAGCCGGCAATCTGCTCAGGTGACCACTTTCGCCGCAGCTTAGCGGATACTGCGCGGCTCAATGCGGGGTGACAAGCCAGCTTACACATCTTGGGACGCAAGGCGCGGTCCCACGCTGCTTGGTCTGAAGCAGCGGCACGATAGCCGGCAGACCCACCGTTGCGCCGGACCTCGCGGCAGATGGTCGAAGGCGCACGCCCCAATTGCCCCGCAATCGCGCGTAAAGAGTGCTTGATGCTGAGCCCTCGTGAAATCTCTTCGCGCTCAGAAAGGCTCAGAGCGTGGCTGCCGCGTCTGCGATCTGGCGGTCTGATGCCCCCCGTCGGTGAAATCACGGAAAAGACCGAGGATGATTGCCGGTCAAACACCCGCCCGATCGAGCTCATCGACTCCCCACGCTGCCAACGGTCTCAAATCTCAGCTCGCTGCTCTGCCGAGTAATAAATCCTGCGCCGATACTTCATGCTGAACACTCCAACTTTTCCTAAAGGTTAAAGTGTTGCATCCACCTGTTGAGCCCACCGCCGAAAGCGATGCTTTTCTACGGCATTGGTGGGGCGGTTCAATTTCAGCATGTTTCTGAGCGCGACGACAAAGAGATGGCCACAAATTCCCGATTGCCCTTGTGGCAAAGCGAGCCGCCCTATGCGTTTTTTCGCCACTCTAATCACAAATGGTCAGACGCCCGCTGTTCAAATTTGCACAAAGTGTGTTTGAGAGTAGGGAGTTGCGCATTTTTGCAGCGGAGTTAGATGGATCTGACATGACGAACGCATCTCAAACGGAGAAATGGATTCAGATGAAATACTTCCTTCTTACGACGGCAATGGGCGCAACGCTCGCGACCGCGGCACAGGCCGAAACGGTGACCTATGTTCTCGATCCGTCTCATAGCCAGATCGTGTTCAGCTATAACCACTTGGGTTTCTCAACCACGACAGGCATGTTCTCCGGGTTCGATGGAAGCATCGAACTGGACCAGGATGACCCGGCGGCATCGAGCGTCTCTGTGTCCTTTCCCGCCAAGAGCCTCATCACCGGCTGGCCCGCCCGCGAAGAGCATTTCCTGTCCAAGGATTTCTTCGGCGCCGAAGCGAACCCCTTGGTGACATTCACCTCGACGTCGATCGAAGTGACCGACGAAAAGACCGGCAAGATCACCGGCGATTTGACCATGAACGGCATTACGAAGTCTGTCGTCTTGGACACCACACTGAACCAGTTGGGAGATCATCCGATGGAAAATCGCCCCTGGGCCGGTTTTGACGCGACAACCAAGCTGCTGCGCTCGGATTTCGACATGGGCCAGTTCGCCCCGTTTGTCGGGGATGAGGTTGCGATCGATATCTCGATCGAAGCAATGGTGCCCGCAGAATAATCGAAGCCCCACCCCCAACCAAAAGGGTCGCGCAACCACTCGCGCGGCCCTTTTCCGTCTCGATAGCGCAGGGCCTACCCCGCCCTATTTGCCACCAGATCAATCCGGACCTCTACGGAGAACCCGACAGAGCTTTCGTCCGGATAGGCTGTCCCCATGCCGAAATCACGACGGTCCAGAGCCGTGCCACCTGAAACCTTGGCCGTGCCCTCTGTCACCTCGAGATCGAAGTCAAGCGTAACGGGAACACTCTGCTCGACCAATGTCAGGAAGCCCGATGCGCGGTGTCTCGGTCCGTCGATTTGCACAATGTCGCCCTGAAACACGGCGGTATCATAGGCGGCGACATCGAAGAACTCGGGGCCTTTCGCCTGGTCCGTGACGGGTCCCAGCAATAGAGAGGTCGTGTCGAGCACTGTCTTTACGGTGCCCTTCCCAGTTTTTTCATCATACTCGATGTCGGCCTGCCAATTCGCAATGCTGCCGGTTACCTCAGCTCCCATTTGCGTAATCGTGATCGCCAGATTGCCGTCCTGCACGACCCACCCCTCGGTCTGTTGAGCAGGCAATTGTGACGCGGAGTCCTCGTTATGAGTAGGGGCAAACACGATCAGGGCGCCGCCGATTGCAAAGGTCCATATCCCTATTGTGGCGAGAAAGGAGGCCCCCTTGCCGGGGTGGGCAGCCGCATTGCCGGCAGCCCGTCCGTTCCACATCCGTGCCAAGGTGCCGTCGCGGTCAATCAGCGCGTGTTTGACTGCACCGCCAATATGCGCCGCGACCATGGCCGCCAATAAGATCCCTGCAATCCAGTGGATATTGGCCGCCGCACCGGCGAGGCGCTCCGATTTCGGAACGAACGGCAGGCTTTGGGGGAAGGGCCACCAGATTGCCGCAAAGCCCGCTTCGGCCGAATGGATAACCCAGCCGGAAAGCGGAAGCACGAAGATTGCGGCGTAGAGCACCCCATGCGCCGTGTCGGCGGCGAAGGTTTCAAGGCGCCGTTCGGGATGGAGAGGCACGGGACGTGGTTGCGAGATTGCCCAGATCACCCGTAACACAGCCAGAGCCAAGACCGTAACGCCGATCGTCTTATGAGTCGAATACAACAGCTGAAGGAAAGCCACGGTATCGCCACTGCGCGTCGTGAACTTTCCGATCAATCCAAGCGCTATGTCTGCCAGCACCAGGAGCGCGATGCTCCAATGGAAAAAGCGGGCGACGCGCCCGTAGCTGGCGGTTGTGTTTGATATCATCGGACCCTCGCATGTCTTGGCTGGGTCTCCGATATCAAGACTTCGCCGCCAGCACATTCCGTTGTTTTCACACAACCTCTGTGCGCAGATAGGGAAGGCACGGTTTAGCGAGGCGCAACTGGGAGGGCAGGTGTCCGCATGCGCACGTCTTTCGGCACAATTATCCGTGCAACGTATGGGTGCTTGCGGGACCGCACCCCCACCGGGTCAGTTCTCAATGACATTCAACAGAGTAATTACTCTTAAAGGTACTTGGGATGCCCTTCTTCTTTTCCAATAGGCTCCGAAACAGGGAAATCTACGGTGAAGGTCGTCCCCTCTCCTTCGGCAGTCTCAAATGTGATCTCCCCAAGATGCTGGTCAACGATTGCTTTCACAATGCCCATTCCCAGCCCATAGCCCTCATTGACCCGATAAGTGTCCCCGCGCGCAAAGGGCTTGAAAAGGGTCTTCTGAATACTGTGCGGCAATCCTGCCCCCTCGTCCTTTACATAGAAGCCGTGTCCCGTACTGGTGAGACCCAACTCTACCGTCCCGCCCTTTGCTGATGCTTTGATAGCATTTGTCGCAAGGTTAGATATCAGCCGTTCCACCCTGCTTGCGTGCAATCGCAAAG
It includes:
- a CDS encoding MFS transporter, whose amino-acid sequence is MPLALWALTISAFAVGTTEFVIVGLLPTIAADLGVSIPSAGLLVSLYALGVTIGAPVLTAMADRVPRKTLLLLLLALFTLGNAYAAFAPDYGSLVAARFITGLAHGVFFAIASTIATDLVEPEKESSAIALVFLGLTVALVTGVPLGTLIGQNFGWQSTFLGVVALGVIGFIASAILVPANLTKAASAGINAQLQVLTSPRLLLVYLITAVGYGGNFIAFTFLAPMLNEVTGLSAGAVSLVLLLYGASVAVGNIAGGKLADRIGAVPSLTVIFAGLAISLVALGALLNSPIAAIAVAAFWGGFAFANVPPLQSYVVQIAREVSPGAVDVASGLNIGAFNLGIAGGAWAGGLVVEGIGLAAAPYIAAGVVGVGIVLVRLSGRWNTTAPQSAAAE
- a CDS encoding YceI family protein, producing MGATLATAAQAETVTYVLDPSHSQIVFSYNHLGFSTTTGMFSGFDGSIELDQDDPAASSVSVSFPAKSLITGWPAREEHFLSKDFFGAEANPLVTFTSTSIEVTDEKTGKITGDLTMNGITKSVVLDTTLNQLGDHPMENRPWAGFDATTKLLRSDFDMGQFAPFVGDEVAIDISIEAMVPAE
- a CDS encoding cytochrome b/b6 domain-containing protein, which gives rise to MISNTTASYGRVARFFHWSIALLVLADIALGLIGKFTTRSGDTVAFLQLLYSTHKTIGVTVLALAVLRVIWAISQPRPVPLHPERRLETFAADTAHGVLYAAIFVLPLSGWVIHSAEAGFAAIWWPFPQSLPFVPKSERLAGAAANIHWIAGILLAAMVAAHIGGAVKHALIDRDGTLARMWNGRAAGNAAAHPGKGASFLATIGIWTFAIGGALIVFAPTHNEDSASQLPAQQTEGWVVQDGNLAITITQMGAEVTGSIANWQADIEYDEKTGKGTVKTVLDTTSLLLGPVTDQAKGPEFFDVAAYDTAVFQGDIVQIDGPRHRASGFLTLVEQSVPVTLDFDLEVTEGTAKVSGGTALDRRDFGMGTAYPDESSVGFSVEVRIDLVANRAG